The Solibacillus sp. FSL R7-0682 genome includes a window with the following:
- a CDS encoding malate synthase yields the protein MNLINKKVTHKRFGIGSIVKHNDSSIEINFASENKMFVFPDVFGKHLKLHDKSIANSLEEIIRKKEIERKEEEWKKEEEIKLQRKHQEVRLEHEKLMKYHKLHPESQMVFWCDKEEQTKSLSEWKVFSGVTKSGSKKGEPNKPSRLHQNSAVLLTAKDGSMTEKDRRILGVYMVNEDFIGKLCDDGHIPAHSKYKLELTEKESEQLLFWKYYVNEKLPNKMSWNTGKYRYFSNLWMAQILLDIVSLKTDSQERELAQQFLKHFCKMNQITVQELPKPNGALMR from the coding sequence ATGAATCTAATAAATAAGAAAGTTACACACAAGCGTTTCGGGATAGGGAGTATAGTTAAACATAATGATTCTAGTATTGAAATAAATTTCGCATCGGAAAATAAAATGTTTGTTTTCCCTGATGTTTTTGGAAAGCACTTAAAACTACATGATAAAAGTATTGCTAACTCACTTGAAGAAATAATACGAAAAAAGGAAATAGAACGTAAGGAGGAAGAATGGAAAAAGGAAGAGGAAATTAAGCTACAACGAAAACACCAGGAAGTTCGCTTAGAACACGAAAAACTTATGAAATATCATAAACTTCATCCAGAATCACAAATGGTTTTTTGGTGTGATAAAGAAGAACAAACTAAATCTTTGTCGGAATGGAAGGTTTTTTCGGGCGTCACAAAGAGCGGTAGTAAAAAAGGGGAGCCAAACAAACCTAGCCGCTTACACCAAAATAGTGCTGTTTTATTAACTGCAAAAGATGGTAGCATGACTGAAAAAGATAGACGCATTTTAGGTGTCTATATGGTAAACGAAGATTTTATAGGTAAGCTTTGTGATGATGGACATATTCCTGCACATTCAAAATATAAACTTGAACTGACTGAAAAAGAGTCGGAACAGCTCCTTTTCTGGAAGTACTATGTAAATGAAAAATTACCGAACAAAATGTCATGGAATACAGGTAAATACCGTTATTTTAGTAATTTATGGATGGCTCAAATTTTGCTTGATATAGTATCGTTGAAAACAGACTCACAGGAACGAGAGCTGGCACAACAATTTTTAAAGCATTTTTGTAAAATGAATCAGATAACTGTTCAAGAGTTGCCAAAACCTAATGGCGCATTAATGCGTTAA
- the splB gene encoding spore photoproduct lyase, whose translation MNKPFMPQLVYFEPKALEYPLGIELKEKFEGLGIEIRYTTSHNQIRDLPGDNDLQKYRIAKSTLVVGIRKTLKFDTSKPSAEYALPLATGCMGHCHYCYLQTTMGSKPYLRTYVNVDEILEVADHYIEERAPEVTRFEAACTSDIVGIDHLTHSLKRAIEHFGQTELGRLRFVTKFHHVDHLLDAKHNGHTRFRFSINADYVIKHFEPGTSPLAMRVEAAGKVSRAGYPLGFIVAPIYLHDGWKEGYYHMFERLDAELPKDAREDITFEFIQHRFTKAAKNVIEKNYPKTKLQLDESARRIKWGKYGRSKYIYQKEEEDEMKEQLYSYMEKFFPNAKLEYFT comes from the coding sequence ATGAATAAACCTTTTATGCCCCAGCTTGTTTATTTTGAACCAAAAGCTTTAGAGTATCCACTAGGTATAGAACTGAAAGAGAAATTCGAAGGGCTAGGTATCGAAATTCGATATACGACTTCGCATAATCAGATACGAGATCTCCCAGGAGACAATGACTTACAAAAGTATCGTATTGCAAAGTCTACTCTCGTCGTCGGTATTCGCAAAACATTGAAGTTTGACACGTCTAAACCATCTGCAGAATATGCCCTTCCTCTTGCAACAGGGTGTATGGGTCATTGTCATTATTGTTATTTACAAACAACGATGGGGAGTAAACCTTATCTTCGTACTTATGTGAATGTTGACGAAATTTTAGAAGTTGCAGATCACTATATAGAAGAGCGTGCCCCTGAGGTTACCCGATTTGAAGCAGCTTGTACATCTGATATTGTAGGGATTGACCACTTAACACACTCATTAAAAAGGGCAATTGAGCATTTTGGCCAGACGGAATTAGGAAGATTAAGGTTTGTAACAAAATTTCATCATGTCGATCACTTACTTGATGCTAAGCATAACGGGCACACAAGATTTCGTTTTAGTATTAATGCAGATTATGTCATTAAACATTTTGAGCCTGGTACTTCACCTCTAGCAATGCGTGTTGAAGCAGCTGGAAAAGTCTCAAGAGCAGGTTATCCACTTGGTTTTATCGTAGCACCCATTTACCTTCACGACGGATGGAAGGAAGGGTATTATCATATGTTTGAACGTCTTGATGCGGAGTTACCAAAAGATGCACGAGAAGATATTACGTTTGAATTTATACAGCACCGATTTACAAAGGCTGCAAAAAATGTTATAGAGAAAAACTATCCAAAGACTAAATTACAATTAGATGAATCAGCAAGACGTATTAAGTGGGGAAAGTATGGCAGGAGTAAATACATTTATCAAAAAGAAGAAGAGGATGAAATGAAAGAACAATTATACAGCTATATGGAAAAATTCTTCCCCAATGCGAAACTTGAATATTTTACGTAG
- a CDS encoding antibiotic biosynthesis monooxygenase family protein, protein MGIFTNTYELPYYAVIFASERTEGEKGYGIMAAKMVELASKQKGFLGVESARDTQLGITISYWKTLDDITAWKENAVHQIAQERGKKEWYSRFGLRVCKVERDYFFEV, encoded by the coding sequence ATGGGCATTTTTACGAATACATATGAATTACCTTATTATGCAGTGATCTTTGCTTCAGAACGGACAGAAGGGGAAAAAGGTTACGGTATAATGGCAGCTAAAATGGTTGAATTAGCAAGTAAACAAAAAGGCTTTTTAGGTGTCGAAAGTGCGAGGGATACACAATTAGGTATTACGATTTCGTATTGGAAGACACTTGACGATATTACTGCTTGGAAAGAAAATGCAGTACATCAGATCGCTCAAGAACGTGGGAAAAAAGAGTGGTATAGTCGATTTGGATTACGTGTATGTAAAGTAGAACGTGATTATTTTTTTGAAGTTTAG
- a CDS encoding aldehyde dehydrogenase family protein, with translation MDIKALGKQFIGGVWKDGQSKSLLQNINPYNGEIITEFKLANVSDIDHAYQAAHQAKQQWDKVNPYKKRDILENAVKYIEANEEAITSIIMDELGGTRLKAAFEIGLVKNIIKEAATFPLRMEGKILPSTIDNVENRLYRIPAGVVGVISPFNFPFFLSMKSVAPALGAGNGVVLKPHEDTPITGGTLIGKIFEEAGVPKGLMNVVVTDIKEIGDAFVEHPIPRIISFTGSTQVGSYIGQVAIKNFKKPLLELGGNSAFIVLEDADLEYAVNAATFSRFTHQGQICMSANRILVQKSIYNEFLEKYATKVSSLKVGDPRNPETIIGPVINDRQANNLKAMIEKGIAEGAKAIVKGEVNGRMVEPTILGDVTTEMSVAQEELFGPVVCVIPFETEEEAIQIANDTRFGLSGAIHTSNLERGVEMAKKVHTGMIHVNDLTINDEPIVAFGGEKQSGIGRLNGEWSLEEFTTLKWISVNYDKRILPY, from the coding sequence ATGGATATCAAAGCTTTAGGAAAACAATTTATTGGTGGCGTTTGGAAAGACGGACAAAGCAAAAGTCTTTTACAAAATATTAATCCTTATAATGGCGAGATAATTACAGAATTTAAATTAGCAAATGTTTCTGATATTGATCATGCATATCAAGCAGCACATCAAGCGAAGCAACAATGGGATAAAGTAAATCCATATAAAAAGCGAGACATTCTTGAAAATGCAGTGAAATATATTGAAGCAAATGAAGAAGCAATCACTTCAATTATTATGGATGAATTAGGTGGTACAAGATTAAAAGCTGCCTTTGAAATTGGCCTAGTTAAAAATATTATTAAAGAAGCTGCAACATTCCCATTACGTATGGAAGGAAAAATTTTACCTTCAACAATTGATAATGTAGAAAATAGACTATATCGTATCCCTGCTGGTGTTGTCGGTGTAATCAGTCCTTTTAACTTCCCGTTCTTTTTATCAATGAAGTCGGTAGCTCCTGCTTTAGGCGCAGGTAACGGTGTAGTATTAAAACCGCATGAAGATACGCCGATTACAGGGGGAACATTAATAGGTAAGATATTTGAGGAAGCTGGCGTACCGAAAGGATTAATGAATGTTGTAGTAACAGATATTAAGGAAATTGGAGATGCATTTGTAGAACATCCAATTCCAAGGATTATTTCTTTCACAGGTTCTACTCAAGTAGGAAGTTACATTGGGCAAGTAGCTATTAAAAATTTCAAAAAACCATTGTTAGAACTAGGTGGCAACAGTGCCTTTATCGTGTTAGAGGATGCAGATCTTGAGTACGCGGTAAATGCAGCGACATTCAGTCGATTCACGCACCAAGGGCAAATTTGCATGTCTGCTAACCGAATCTTAGTACAAAAATCAATCTACAATGAATTCCTTGAAAAATATGCTACAAAAGTTTCTTCACTTAAAGTAGGAGACCCAAGAAATCCTGAAACAATCATTGGACCTGTTATTAATGACCGTCAAGCGAACAACTTAAAAGCGATGATTGAAAAGGGCATTGCAGAAGGTGCTAAAGCAATTGTTAAAGGCGAAGTTAATGGAAGAATGGTAGAACCTACAATTTTAGGCGATGTAACAACGGAAATGAGTGTTGCGCAAGAAGAATTATTTGGACCAGTTGTCTGTGTAATTCCATTTGAAACTGAGGAAGAAGCAATTCAAATTGCAAATGATACGCGTTTTGGATTAAGCGGTGCGATTCATACATCTAATCTTGAGCGTGGGGTTGAAATGGCGAAAAAAGTTCATACAGGAATGATTCATGTTAATGATTTAACGATAAACGATGAGCCAATTGTTGCATTTGGTGGTGAAAAACAATCTGGTATCGGTCGATTAAATGGTGAATGGAGTCTTGAAGAATTTACAACATTAAAATGGATTTCTGTTAATTATGACAAACGAATTTTACCTTATTAA
- a CDS encoding methyl-accepting chemotaxis protein: protein MQETDLISAFVKVAPVLNELIQDDITVGIYDTEKLIINIPAKTFSLNVTPGDLLVEGDVITNAIKQNKSLSAIVPKELFGFPLVARAIPLHDSNGQVIGGVGVGTSLEKAHKLFEMAESFSAIVEQTAASIEEISDSVGNLSGRVKNMTVSMTDVSSSAEEIGQISSVVKGISDQSNLLGLNAAIEAARAGEHGKGFAVVADEVRKLATNSKENADQINHITKNIQQLLKALNQSFSEINSLTDTQSSSIHEFSGTIQEISTKAQQLAQFAEDLLYDKENQ, encoded by the coding sequence ATGCAAGAGACAGATTTAATTAGTGCATTTGTTAAAGTAGCACCAGTGTTAAATGAACTGATTCAGGATGATATTACGGTAGGTATATACGATACAGAAAAGCTAATAATCAATATTCCAGCAAAAACATTCTCATTAAATGTTACACCCGGTGACCTACTAGTTGAGGGCGATGTGATAACAAATGCGATTAAACAAAATAAATCGCTTTCTGCCATTGTACCGAAAGAGCTGTTTGGATTCCCGCTTGTTGCAAGGGCAATTCCACTTCATGATAGCAACGGCCAAGTAATTGGTGGCGTTGGGGTAGGGACAAGCTTAGAGAAGGCACATAAATTATTTGAGATGGCTGAAAGTTTCTCGGCAATAGTGGAGCAAACAGCAGCTTCGATTGAAGAAATCAGTGATTCTGTTGGAAATTTATCAGGTCGAGTGAAAAATATGACCGTTTCAATGACAGATGTAAGTTCAAGTGCAGAAGAAATTGGCCAAATATCATCTGTTGTTAAGGGAATTTCAGATCAAAGTAATTTATTAGGGTTAAATGCTGCTATTGAGGCTGCACGTGCGGGGGAACACGGCAAAGGATTTGCGGTCGTGGCAGACGAAGTGCGTAAGCTTGCAACTAATTCAAAAGAAAATGCAGACCAAATTAATCATATAACAAAAAATATCCAACAGCTTTTAAAAGCATTAAACCAGTCATTCTCGGAGATTAATTCTTTAACAGATACACAGTCGAGCTCAATCCATGAATTTTCAGGTACAATTCAGGAAATTAGCACGAAAGCGCAACAGTTAGCACAATTTGCTGAAGATCTGCTATACGATAAAGAAAATCAATAA
- a CDS encoding tRNA dihydrouridine synthase, translating into MKENFWQDLPKPFFVLAPMEDVTDVVFRHVIAKAGRPDVFFTEFTNSESYCHPDGQKSVRGRLLFTEDEQPMVAHIWGDNPENFRKMSMGMAEMGFKGIDLNMGCPVPNVAQRGKGSGLILRPDVAAELIQAAKAGGLPVSVKTRLGYKEVDEWKEWLTHILKQDIANLSIHLRTRKEMSQADAHWELIPEIKKLRDEVAPNTLLTINGDILDRQMGLELVEKYGVDGVMIGRGIFKNPFAFEKEPKEHSSKEYLDLLRMQLDLHDQYIEELPRSVTGLHRFFKIYVKGFRGASELRNQLMNTKSTDEVRALLDHFEENNVNG; encoded by the coding sequence ATGAAAGAAAATTTCTGGCAGGATTTACCGAAGCCATTTTTTGTACTTGCACCGATGGAAGATGTGACGGATGTCGTGTTTCGTCACGTTATAGCGAAGGCGGGAAGACCGGATGTGTTTTTTACTGAGTTCACAAATTCTGAGAGCTATTGTCACCCAGATGGACAAAAAAGCGTACGTGGTCGTTTACTGTTTACTGAAGATGAACAGCCAATGGTTGCACATATTTGGGGAGACAATCCCGAAAATTTCCGCAAAATGAGTATGGGCATGGCAGAGATGGGCTTCAAAGGAATTGATCTAAATATGGGCTGTCCTGTTCCAAACGTTGCACAAAGAGGAAAGGGAAGCGGGCTTATTCTTCGTCCAGATGTTGCGGCAGAACTTATTCAAGCTGCAAAAGCGGGCGGTCTGCCTGTCAGTGTAAAAACACGTCTTGGCTATAAAGAAGTAGATGAGTGGAAGGAATGGCTAACGCATATTTTAAAACAAGATATTGCGAACCTTTCGATTCATCTACGTACGCGAAAGGAAATGAGCCAAGCCGATGCGCATTGGGAGCTAATTCCTGAAATTAAAAAACTACGTGATGAAGTGGCACCAAATACGCTATTAACAATTAATGGTGATATTCTTGATCGTCAAATGGGCTTAGAGCTTGTAGAAAAATACGGTGTTGATGGTGTGATGATAGGGCGCGGTATTTTTAAAAATCCATTTGCCTTTGAAAAAGAGCCAAAGGAGCATAGTAGTAAGGAATACCTTGATCTTTTAAGAATGCAGCTCGATTTGCATGATCAATATATTGAAGAATTACCACGTTCAGTAACGGGTCTACATCGCTTCTTTAAAATTTATGTTAAAGGGTTCCGTGGCGCTAGTGAGTTAAGAAATCAATTAATGAATACAAAATCAACAGATGAAGTTCGTGCACTGCTCGATCATTTCGAGGAAAATAACGTTAACGGATAA